Proteins from a genomic interval of Sandaracinaceae bacterium:
- a CDS encoding DUF6445 family protein, which translates to MVIDDFHPDPHAVRARYLAHADAFERPDGARYPGRQFEGIPELRDGTVSRLEALLDRRLAIRNHAVRVATAADYARDDFSYTVHLDFTPYTAIVYLGLVDEARPDAEHPEYGTCFYEHVETGERRIWTRRDPDYEEQLRARGLGAAEYEAYKERISRDFFRPERWRVYERIPYKFNRMVLQDASRLYHSGPDRSFGVDLATGRMTENFFLRFDLRGLFEL; encoded by the coding sequence ATGGTGATCGACGACTTCCACCCGGACCCGCACGCGGTCCGCGCGCGCTACCTCGCCCACGCCGACGCCTTCGAGCGGCCGGACGGCGCCCGCTACCCGGGCCGCCAGTTCGAGGGGATCCCCGAGCTCCGCGACGGCACGGTGAGCCGCCTCGAGGCGCTCCTCGATCGCCGCCTCGCGATCCGGAACCACGCGGTCCGCGTCGCGACCGCGGCCGACTACGCGCGCGATGATTTCAGCTACACGGTGCACCTGGACTTCACGCCCTACACCGCGATCGTCTACCTGGGCCTCGTCGACGAGGCGCGCCCCGACGCCGAGCATCCCGAGTACGGGACCTGCTTCTACGAGCACGTCGAGACCGGTGAGCGGCGCATCTGGACCCGTCGTGACCCGGACTACGAGGAGCAGCTGCGCGCCCGCGGCCTCGGCGCCGCGGAGTACGAGGCCTACAAGGAGCGCATCTCGCGCGACTTCTTCCGCCCCGAGCGATGGCGGGTCTACGAGCGGATCCCCTACAAGTTCAACCGCATGGTGCTCCAGGACGCGAGCCGCCTCTACCACAGCGGCCCCGACCGGAGCTTCGGCGTGGATCTGGCCACGGGTCGCATGACGGAGAACTTCTTCCTCCGCTTCGACCTTCGCGGGCTCTTCGAGCTCTGA
- a CDS encoding cupin-like domain-containing protein: MTPEPPAPRYPAAEVPALEGTDVGAFGRFVRDAEPVKLLGAIEHWPLRRALREARDPMTTIAALEARTAGERVTFAFSPPEARGVFGVGLSDGLEPELLRSAGDVPIERFFDWARKLSWNGEAGSLYMRATRLRSLEAGLGPLDALEGFSPRFAPRFWVGTGGQRVPLHNDPDRNLLVLLAGRKRVLLLPPERLPDVYPAPSDKETLSSLVIDAFDPDLARYPRFERALAHARVVDLAPGDALYLPPLWWHAVASTGLNVAVNAWFPDDGDAARVRSLHRPALDALTEAERGPSRARFAAALRGEGADASDPSSRRGAEIHGRLATSDLGEGSRGAWKRWVQTYMDVFAFGAHGDPFPTLEGDRRALLREIPRPSKDASPPSTRPSHPMVPASAEPPRALALPADRVRASATVHAGAFLETDVEAAVGSRLRVRLGDDPDVPALDALVQWVSPPGLGPPGLGVTWVQPEAWERARLRLAGAADATAVARLRRLFDA, encoded by the coding sequence GTGACCCCCGAGCCGCCCGCCCCGCGCTACCCGGCCGCGGAGGTGCCCGCGCTGGAGGGAACGGACGTCGGCGCCTTCGGGCGCTTCGTCCGCGACGCGGAGCCCGTCAAGCTCCTGGGCGCGATCGAGCACTGGCCGCTCCGCCGGGCGCTCCGCGAGGCGCGCGATCCGATGACCACCATCGCGGCGCTCGAGGCGCGGACCGCAGGGGAGCGGGTGACCTTCGCGTTCAGCCCCCCCGAGGCGCGCGGCGTCTTCGGAGTGGGGCTCTCGGACGGGCTCGAGCCCGAGCTCCTCCGCTCCGCGGGCGACGTCCCCATCGAGCGCTTCTTCGACTGGGCGCGCAAGCTGAGCTGGAACGGCGAGGCGGGCTCGCTCTACATGAGGGCGACCCGGCTGCGATCGCTCGAGGCCGGGCTCGGACCGCTCGACGCCCTCGAGGGCTTCTCGCCGCGCTTCGCGCCGCGTTTCTGGGTCGGGACGGGCGGGCAGCGGGTCCCTCTCCACAACGACCCGGACCGGAACCTGCTCGTCCTGCTCGCCGGCCGCAAGCGCGTCCTGCTCCTGCCTCCCGAGCGACTCCCCGACGTCTACCCCGCACCGAGCGACAAGGAGACACTCTCCTCGCTGGTGATCGACGCCTTCGACCCCGACCTCGCGCGCTACCCCCGTTTCGAGCGCGCGCTGGCGCACGCCCGCGTGGTGGATCTCGCGCCGGGCGACGCCCTGTACCTGCCGCCCCTGTGGTGGCACGCGGTCGCGAGCACGGGGCTCAACGTGGCCGTCAACGCGTGGTTCCCGGACGACGGCGACGCCGCCCGCGTCAGGAGCCTGCACCGCCCCGCGCTCGACGCGCTGACCGAGGCCGAGCGCGGCCCGTCGCGCGCGCGCTTCGCGGCGGCGCTGCGAGGTGAGGGTGCGGACGCCTCGGACCCGTCGTCGCGGCGGGGCGCGGAGATCCACGGGCGCTTGGCCACGTCCGACCTCGGCGAGGGTTCACGGGGCGCGTGGAAGCGCTGGGTGCAGACCTACATGGACGTCTTCGCGTTCGGCGCGCACGGAGATCCCTTCCCGACGCTCGAGGGAGATCGACGCGCGCTGCTGAGAGAGATCCCTCGACCCTCGAAGGACGCTTCTCCGCCGTCGACGCGACCGTCGCACCCGATGGTCCCGGCCTCGGCCGAGCCGCCCCGCGCGCTCGCGCTCCCGGCGGATCGCGTGCGCGCCTCGGCTACCGTCCACGCGGGTGCCTTCCTCGAGACCGACGTCGAGGCGGCGGTCGGATCCCGACTGCGGGTGCGGCTCGGCGACGATCCGGACGTCCCCGCGCTCGACGCCCTCGTGCAGTGGGTGTCGCCGCCCGGGCTCGGTCCCCCCGGCCTGGGGGTCACGTGGGTCCAGCCCGAGGCGTGGGAGCGCGCGCGCCTTCGTCTCGCAGGCGCGGCCGACGCGACGGCGGTGGCGAGACTGCGCCGCCTCTTCGACGCGTGA
- a CDS encoding cupin domain-containing protein, with product MRLLRDGRVGKPVTSLNEVIAGCHEGMSLVLNSVHETVTEIAEACEVLERAFGVAASANVYFSPPRSQGFDVHVDTHDVFVIQTHGAKRWQIHPPQVFPAPKKHWLDGALELEVFNDIPDESEPETITLREGDVLYLPRGVPHAAESQDEASLHVTFGVDVLTWGEILELCLRDTAIHRRALRAAVDPSWMLPGAEAQLAEGLRERVAELADAQLPRALERLRRSSASAVAPGALRALLRIEELDDETEIRMAKGVVTFGTHLGHHWLAVGAQKHRVPPRTRSYCQFVAERETFRVRDLPGDLPGDSRRVFVRWLLSKGLASLAEGRASS from the coding sequence TTGCGCCTGCTCCGCGACGGGCGCGTCGGCAAGCCGGTCACGTCGCTCAACGAGGTGATCGCGGGCTGCCACGAGGGCATGAGCCTGGTGCTCAACTCGGTGCACGAGACGGTGACCGAGATCGCCGAGGCGTGCGAGGTGCTCGAGCGGGCCTTCGGGGTGGCGGCGTCGGCCAACGTCTACTTCAGCCCGCCTCGATCCCAGGGCTTCGACGTGCACGTCGACACCCACGACGTCTTCGTGATCCAAACCCACGGCGCCAAGCGCTGGCAAATCCACCCCCCGCAGGTGTTCCCGGCCCCGAAGAAGCACTGGCTCGACGGAGCGCTCGAGCTCGAGGTGTTCAACGACATCCCGGACGAAAGCGAGCCCGAGACCATCACGCTGCGGGAGGGCGACGTGCTCTACCTGCCGCGGGGCGTGCCGCACGCGGCCGAGAGTCAGGACGAGGCGTCGCTCCACGTCACCTTCGGCGTGGACGTGCTGACCTGGGGCGAGATCCTCGAGCTCTGCCTCCGCGACACCGCCATTCATCGCCGCGCGCTGCGGGCCGCGGTCGACCCTTCGTGGATGCTCCCGGGCGCCGAGGCGCAGCTCGCGGAGGGGCTCCGAGAGCGGGTGGCGGAGCTCGCCGACGCGCAGCTCCCGCGGGCTCTGGAGCGACTCCGGCGGAGCTCGGCCTCGGCGGTGGCCCCGGGGGCGCTCCGCGCGCTCCTCCGGATCGAGGAGCTCGACGACGAGACCGAGATCCGCATGGCGAAGGGGGTCGTGACCTTCGGCACCCACCTCGGGCACCACTGGCTCGCGGTCGGCGCGCAGAAGCACCGCGTGCCGCCCCGCACCCGCTCCTACTGCCAGTTCGTCGCGGAGCGAGAGACCTTCCGGGTGCGCGATCTGCCGGGCGATCTGCCGGGCGACTCGCGGCGCGTCTTCGTCCGCTGGCTCCTGAGCAAAGGGCTCGCCAGCCTGGCGGAGGGACGGGCTTCGAGTTGA